Proteins found in one Sorghum bicolor cultivar BTx623 chromosome 1, Sorghum_bicolor_NCBIv3, whole genome shotgun sequence genomic segment:
- the LOC8054236 gene encoding uncharacterized protein LOC8054236, which yields MGGGGGGGSPAASGGGSSSEDDGDAAWKAAIDSIASVGFSVPSSNGVAKAASGGSGEVNNGVELEEPHEGKPQGPGLKLYQIKVRNMLDDMLEKNLEIVKAPCLNLVDPTETGGGIKLFKKAPPGISMDSTDKLHVQLKRPRIVPGEEVDEKSKKFRHMLRSVVVDGSDIVVSAKKASERSLARLEAREAAAKAKAKREEERVQELKKIRGEKWLPSVARQMKEEKAWELRRQ from the exons atgggcggcggcggcggcggcgggagcccGGCAGCGAGCGGCGGCGGGAGCAGCAGCGAAGATGATGGGGACGCCGCGTGGAAGGCGGCCATTGACTCCATCGCCTCCGTTGGATTCAGCGTCCCTTCGTCCAACGGCGTGGCGAAGGCAGCCTCTGGCGGCAGCGGCGAGGTGAACAACGGCGTGGAGCTGGAAGAGCCGCATGAGGGGAAACCACAGGGTCCTGGGCTTAAGCTGTACCAGATCAAG GTAAGAAACATGTTGGATGATATGTTAGAGAAAAACCTTGAAATAGTCAAAGCTCCGTGCTTGAACTTAGTAGACCCCACAGAAACAGGAGGAGGAATAAAGTTATTTAAAAAAGCGCCACCTGGTATTAGCATGGATTCTACGG ATAAACTGCACGTGCAACTCAAGAGACCAAGAATTGTGCCTGGGGAGGAGGTCGATGAGAAATCAAAGAAG TTCAGGCATATGCTCCGGTCTGTTGTTGTCGACGGCAGTGACATAGTTGTTTCTGCAAAGAAAGCATCTGAGAGATCATTGGCTAGATTGGAAGCGAGAGAAGCTGCAGCAAAGGCAAAAGCCAAGAGAGAGGAAGAAAGGGTGCAGGAACTGAAGAAGATTAGGGGAGAGAAATGGCTTCCTTCTGTTGCTAGACAAATGAAG GAGGAAAAAGCTTGGGAGCTGCGAAGGCAATGA